The following are encoded in a window of Bradyrhizobium guangdongense genomic DNA:
- a CDS encoding Bug family tripartite tricarboxylate transporter substrate binding protein produces MIFSRRLLATSFLGLLLLLPCVASAQNFPAKPIKLIVPFPAGGPNDIIARVIGQRMSELAGQPVLIDNRGGQGGVLGTDAVAKSAPDGYTIAISSAGALAISPSMEKVAYDTLADLAPVTLVATVPEMLVVATNVPAKDIGELIALAEAQPGKLNFASSGPGSLPHLAGELFKLTAKIDIVHVPYRGAAPAVNDLLGQQVQMTFLDLPVLLPQVKAGALRPIAVGSVERAPTAPDVPTTKEAGFPDLRIENWYGMVAPKGTPKEIVTALHDLATKAMADPAVKEKLAQQGATLVGDGPEHFRSFIADETAKWAKVIKDAGVETAN; encoded by the coding sequence ATGATCTTCTCACGCAGGCTGCTCGCTACATCGTTCCTGGGATTGTTGCTGCTGCTGCCGTGCGTGGCATCAGCCCAGAATTTTCCGGCAAAGCCGATCAAGCTGATCGTGCCGTTCCCGGCCGGCGGTCCCAACGACATCATCGCCCGCGTCATCGGCCAGCGCATGTCGGAACTGGCGGGGCAGCCGGTGCTGATCGACAATCGCGGTGGCCAGGGCGGCGTGCTCGGAACCGATGCGGTCGCAAAGAGCGCGCCAGACGGCTACACCATCGCCATCTCTTCGGCCGGGGCGCTCGCAATCAGCCCGAGCATGGAGAAGGTCGCCTACGACACTCTTGCCGACCTCGCGCCGGTGACGCTGGTCGCAACCGTGCCGGAAATGCTCGTCGTGGCGACCAACGTGCCGGCCAAGGACATCGGCGAATTGATTGCGCTCGCCGAGGCGCAACCCGGAAAGCTCAACTTCGCCTCTTCAGGGCCCGGCAGCCTGCCGCACTTGGCGGGTGAGTTGTTCAAGCTGACGGCCAAGATCGACATCGTGCACGTGCCCTATCGCGGCGCCGCTCCCGCCGTGAACGATCTGTTGGGCCAGCAGGTGCAGATGACGTTCCTCGATCTCCCGGTGCTGCTGCCGCAAGTCAAGGCCGGCGCCTTGAGGCCGATCGCGGTGGGATCGGTGGAGCGCGCCCCCACCGCACCCGATGTGCCGACCACGAAGGAAGCGGGCTTTCCCGATCTGCGCATCGAGAACTGGTACGGCATGGTCGCCCCCAAGGGCACACCGAAGGAGATCGTCACCGCGCTGCATGACCTCGCGACCAAGGCCATGGCGGATCCCGCGGTGAAGGAGAAGCTCGCCCAGCAAGGCGCAACGCTGGTTGGCGACGGACCCGAGCATTTTCGCTCATTCATTGCGGACGAGACCGCCAAATGGGCGAAGGTGATCAAGGACGCCGGGGTCGAGACGGCGAACTAG
- a CDS encoding DUF3551 domain-containing protein, which produces MKLRLLTAAAALTILASFGASTSAVAQDRYCLQGRIWGYPGNCQFASYAQCMASASGTQAYCGINPRYAFARRYRGYR; this is translated from the coding sequence ATGAAACTCAGATTGCTCACGGCAGCCGCGGCCCTCACCATCCTGGCAAGCTTCGGCGCCTCGACTTCCGCCGTCGCCCAAGACCGCTATTGCCTTCAAGGCCGCATCTGGGGCTATCCCGGCAACTGCCAATTCGCCAGTTACGCGCAATGCATGGCGAGCGCATCGGGCACGCAAGCCTATTGCGGCATCAATCCGCGCTACGCCTTTGCACGCCGCTATCGCGGATATCGGTGA
- a CDS encoding patatin-like phospholipase family protein, translated as MAPDQPLTAIVFAGGLGLGAYHGGAFEAFAGLSLPLDWVTGSSAGAITAALIAGSPGADRLQNLRSYWHAANGPSQAPNVSRHPYAWLNAINTRLFGQAGFFHPRLPMPTSHFGGLYDLGPTRERLMRLIDFGRLNSGDPRITICATDLESGDPVLFDSTSVQIEMDHILASCGFLPEFAPVEIAGRWLSDGGFSLNAPFDPILETPGPLRLYVIDLFARDGKVPDGLEAAAERKSDLTFGNQTFQRLRLALEARKLRAELQELERDDLAYLLSYRPGPEEAGPEKSFDLSATAMAQRWRAGLLDMRHAATTAPIRNEICSVRRR; from the coding sequence ATGGCCCCGGACCAACCGCTCACCGCAATCGTCTTCGCCGGCGGCCTCGGGCTTGGCGCCTACCACGGCGGAGCCTTCGAAGCGTTCGCCGGCCTCTCGCTGCCGCTCGACTGGGTCACCGGCTCATCGGCGGGCGCGATCACGGCGGCACTGATCGCCGGAAGCCCCGGTGCCGATCGACTGCAGAATTTGCGCAGCTATTGGCATGCCGCAAACGGACCGTCGCAAGCGCCGAATGTCAGCCGACATCCGTACGCGTGGCTCAACGCGATCAATACCCGCCTGTTCGGCCAGGCCGGTTTCTTTCATCCCCGCCTGCCGATGCCGACATCTCACTTCGGCGGCCTCTACGATCTCGGCCCGACGCGCGAACGCCTGATGCGCTTGATCGATTTTGGGCGCCTCAACAGCGGCGATCCCCGCATCACCATCTGCGCCACCGATCTCGAGAGCGGCGACCCTGTCCTGTTCGACTCCACTTCAGTGCAGATCGAGATGGATCACATTCTGGCCAGTTGCGGCTTCCTGCCCGAATTCGCACCGGTAGAGATTGCCGGCAGATGGCTCAGCGATGGCGGATTCTCCCTGAACGCGCCATTCGATCCCATCCTGGAGACCCCGGGCCCGTTGCGCCTCTATGTCATCGACCTGTTTGCCCGTGACGGGAAAGTCCCTGACGGCCTCGAAGCCGCGGCGGAGCGGAAGAGCGATCTGACGTTCGGCAACCAGACCTTTCAGCGGCTCCGCCTTGCCTTGGAAGCCCGCAAGCTACGCGCCGAGTTGCAAGAGCTGGAGCGCGACGACCTCGCCTATCTCCTGAGCTACCGTCCAGGCCCCGAGGAAGCGGGGCCTGAAAAATCCTTCGACCTCTCGGCAACGGCGATGGCCCAGCGATGGCGAGCCGGCCTTCTAGACATGCGGCATGCGGCGACGACGGCCCCGATCCGAAACGAAATCTGCAGCGTCCGCCGGCGATGA
- a CDS encoding SIR2 family NAD-dependent protein deacylase, with protein sequence MNKPLIGLIAEEQSPHEVLAAAIKRRRAVLFVGAGISMAVGLPSWQSLIEHLLDDLGLDGDVIEGMHGGYQMLAEYYRLKRGGIGPLRSWLDRNWRVDPDRIAASELHRAIVELDFPVIYTTNYDRNLETAFDVLKKPYAKISNAKEIASAATGVTHIIKFHGDFDDDASLVLTETDFLNRLAFDSPLDIRFRADALGSTLLFIGYSMSDPNIRLLLHRIWQTWDESGHRQDRPRSFVFVAQRNPVQEAVLANWGITTIAPPDGMAADDGLNQFLLDIRERLDRGS encoded by the coding sequence TGCCGCGATCAAGCGGCGTCGCGCGGTCCTGTTCGTCGGCGCCGGCATCTCGATGGCGGTGGGATTGCCGTCGTGGCAGTCGCTGATCGAGCATCTCCTGGATGATCTCGGCCTTGACGGCGACGTCATCGAGGGAATGCATGGTGGATATCAGATGCTTGCAGAGTATTACCGGCTGAAGCGCGGCGGCATCGGCCCGCTCCGCAGCTGGCTCGACCGCAACTGGCGCGTCGATCCGGACAGGATCGCGGCCTCGGAGCTCCACCGGGCGATCGTCGAGCTCGACTTTCCGGTCATCTACACGACGAACTACGACCGCAATCTGGAGACGGCCTTCGACGTTCTTAAGAAGCCCTACGCGAAGATCAGCAACGCGAAAGAGATCGCGAGCGCTGCGACCGGCGTCACTCACATCATCAAGTTTCACGGCGACTTCGATGACGATGCTTCGCTCGTCTTGACCGAGACCGACTTCCTCAATCGCCTTGCGTTCGACTCCCCGCTCGATATCCGGTTTCGTGCCGACGCGCTGGGAAGCACGCTGCTGTTCATCGGATACAGCATGTCGGATCCGAACATACGGCTGCTGCTGCACCGGATCTGGCAGACATGGGACGAGTCCGGGCACCGTCAGGACCGGCCGCGATCCTTTGTATTCGTCGCGCAACGCAATCCGGTGCAGGAAGCCGTGCTGGCGAACTGGGGCATCACCACGATTGCGCCCCCCGACGGCATGGCCGCCGACGACGGTCTCAACCAGTTTCTGCTGGACATCCGCGAACGTCTGGACCGCGGATCATGA